The following is a genomic window from Daphnia magna isolate NIES linkage group LG4, ASM2063170v1.1, whole genome shotgun sequence.
TCATCTGTAATCAAAGAGATGTTTAGAATCAAGTTAATCACAATTTCAATGAAGTTTCTTTTACCataaagaataattttttttattgtttgggAGGAAATGGAACAGTACCCGAGCTGCAAAGATTCATGGGAAAAGAGACGTCCAAATGGACGAATCTTGCGGTCTTTATATAAGGACCACTCCCGCAGCCTACCTGTTTATGGCGGATGGCTTGCTGTTGGTGTAGAATCCAAACACGTCACATCACGTGACGCAAGATAATTAACAAGTACAAGCGTTTAATAAGTCGTCACCTGAACGGGCTAATGAAGTGCCACTGCAGCGTCCATCCAAACATCGGAATGATTGTACATTTCTGCTCAATTTAACGTGCGTCTTGAGGTACGATTACCCTTTCCGTTCATCATGTGAACCGAGGCCGAAATAACACAGTCCTATGCAGATTTAGGACTTTCTTAATAACGAAAACTCCATGTGTCTTGCACCGAAGTTATGAGGGTCCAAAAGATTGTCGACTTCATTTTGAAATCATTGCGCAACGTATTCGCAGTTATTAACTTACACGGACTAGGATACCGGTATTTAAAGACAAATTGCAATTGGAAATAGTTAGCTGGGGTTTTCAGGCCCTGATTTTACAGCAAGGTGCCGTGGCAGAGCTTTGATCCTACCCATTTTACATTGCATGGACTATTACACTTTCTATTTGGCCAGAAGGCCTTAAAATTCTTCAAGACATACGATACACGTATAGCGTAGGCCAAGGAACATAAAATATTTAGTCAAGCATGTCAAGCTATTTTGCATGAATTCCTTGCAAGGACAACTTGATCAAAACAAGACAGTTCAAAGTCctataatttaaaaagagCATATGTTTGCATGAACATTTATCCTTACCCTCTAATCTGTTGTGATTCTAATGGCTGTGCTCTTAATCGAACTGATTTCTGCTATCCCATATCTCGCTTTGGCCGCCATTTAAAGAACTAGTACGAAATAAAGTTGCAAAGTCTAAATCTTTCACCTCACCTTTCTTGCCCCCttcctctaaaaaaaaagaggtaagGTCATTAATAAAAAACACGAAAGTTATTGGTACACGTGCAAAAGGTTCCCCTCACCTTCGCATCGTTTTAGGGAAAGGTAAGAAAGGAAAGGTTTGGGACGACTTTAAAAGAGGCGTAGAATAAAATGATTTCATCAGTGAACATTCTGACACGCACGAGAATGCTGTTTTTGTTCTCTACGTCTCAAGGTGTGCATCTCCTGTGCGAGACGTTTTCCGTTCGAATTTCATCAGAAATCTATACGAAAATGGAGCATCTTTTGTTTGTAATGTACATTTAAAGACTAAAAATTTGGACGTAGTATTTTATAAGGTACAGTAGTTTTATTTCAGCGTGTTCCTGTCGTTCTGTGATGTTAGAGTTTTCTAAACGACATGTGTCAACGGGCGTAAATTCAATAGAAGTCGACGTCACGATGACGCAGACTCAagtccttttatttttctcgcaCTGTATGAACTCAGGACGCGCACGTGCGTGTttaattttgataaaaatagtttcctttcatttttaGGTGGGATGTTGAGTGTTGACCTGAGTAGCAGCAGgtgtggctttttttttcgcaatgCAGACACAGAAGCAAGTACTCGCTACAACGTACGCTCATTTCGTATGCACTTCAAGCAGAAAAGTACCATCCTAGAGCAATCTTAACTTTACATCGCCTACTATGAGAGTAAGTTAGTGTTCTTTATAGTGCTGCATACGACAGTGTAGGAGCGGCTTTTGTCCTACACCGGGGTCAGACTATTATGTTTTCTATTCTTTCCCTGTTTATTTAGGAAGCTTCGTTTTATTTGCCACTGtatttttcactttaaatGTATTCAGTTATTCAATTCGTCGATCGAGCTATCGTTTACTAATAGCTGACCACATTAAGAATTGCAATACGACGTTATCTAGACTTTTGCAACAgtttatttagtttttattcCGTCAATGGGGTAGAAAATCCGTGTAAGAGTTGATAGCATTCAGTGTTCGCAGCAACACTATTGTTTAGGCAGCATCAACGACGACCGACTCGTTGTTGAGTTTGCTTCGCATATCTGAAATGATTTTACATTGcgcaaaacattttctttttcaatagttgTCTAACtgtaaatcaaattttttttaaacttacgTTCTTGTAGCAGTTTAATGTACTGGACAATTCTATCCAGGCCGTCTAGTAATGGCTGTGCTATTTCTGCCAGTGCGTTATCCTGTTCGTCTACGTTAAACAGTAGAAGGTAAGGATGTGATCAACAAATTGATTGAAAAGTTAATTACCCGATTGCTGGGGGGAGACTTTCGTTGTAGGTGGGGCACATTTGCTTTCGCACTTCTTTTGCGAGTCGAAGTTGTTGGCATTTCCTCCACATCCCCCGTAGGTGAAAGGTTTACACTGGCCACTAGCTGCGTCGAAGTACCAAGCAGCCAGTGATTGTCTACATTTTCCGCGGTCCATTTTCAAATTACACGAGTCTGCGGCAAGGAGAGGAGGACCAAATTGAAATGTGAGGATTAGGTAAGTGGAAAATGGATTTGTCAATTAACTTGTGGTTGTTGCGCAACGTTTATCGCATGCCTCTTTCGAATTGAAATTATTTGCGTTGCCGCTGCAGCCACTGTAATTAAAGCTTTTGCATTCGCCACTCGCTTTATCGAAATACCATGCTTGAATTGATGCCCTGCATTTTCCAACTTCACGATTCAAACTGCAAACATCTGTTAAACGTAAAGTGGCCGATtagaaaaaatgattttttagaCACATCTTTCTGATATGTGGGGTGTAGTTGTTACCTTCTGATGGGCTGTTTTGAGGAGCAACTAGTGCCAAACAAGCGCCTAAAATTACCTTAAAGACGGAaacaagatttttaaaatcatttgGTTAGTAGATTAAATGGGATAGTTCGTACCAAAGAAAACATTGCAGTGAAATCGTGGGTGTTGTAGCAGACGAAGGTGGTCAGCTCTTGGTGTCAAGggctgatttgtttttctggaCGGATGTTggtacacttttataccacaGACTTTTAGAGCGTACGTGTCAATCAGTAAATTTGTACATTCAATAATAAAAGTTCACTTCAGTCAGGTGATGTCATCCTTAGCAAAACTCCCGGGGTTCCGATGGCTGGAACGGGACCTTAATTTTATGTTAGAATCACGCACAAACGGAGCTGGTTTCTGCCACCTGATTcgttaatttcaatttattcgTGTATTGTAGCACAATTTTTTGACACCTTGCTCACGACACCTcaccttgttttgtttttttatagttgaaGTGATCTCATTCTTTTATGTTATGTGTCTAGAATTCTAGATGGGGTAGACAACTGGGCCAACTATTTCGATTCCAGCCATTCCTCCCTATTCTTCCGACGAAGTTTTGCAAGTGATAAGCTGTTAATTTCCTCATTTACTAATAATTTTATAATAAAACTGAAATCACGTACTTTAATAAGCATATGGTGTTGACATTTTCATGGATTACATTCACTAACCTCCTTTAAGTGGGTCGATTTACGTTTGTTTGGCGTTTGGCTGTTCccgataaaaaaattgcattgtCAATGTTTATTTCTTGTCGAGTCGACTCAGCTTCAGGTTTATAATTGACAAATAGAGACAACTATAAACAAGATTGCGTTTATGTGGGCAAAGGTGGTACAGGTTTGGGTTTTGTTCATGGGCGAATGTTGATACTGTAACGATTTAACAATCTCGATGTGCATTTGTACACCAGATTATTCCTTATCAGGGTAAAGTTGGTGATTTAGGGCCGTAACTCATGCAGATAATAATGTTTCTCAGCTCGCATGGTGTTTACTGTTTTAGTCCTTGACTTCAATCCTGGCTTTTATGGTAATAGGAAACTGctttaaaactaaaatttttattgcttttAGCGGAACAGGATTACATGGCAAATGGTTTCACGTTTTTCAGATCAGTGGGCGCCAAAGGACATTAAAAGAAACGACCTGAAATGTCTGAAAAACTGGACTACGTAACGACGTTGACACCTGAGATCCTGGAAATAGCCGAGAAGGAATTTTCAGAGGATGAACATTTGCGCACGCAAAGTGTTTTGGCTCTTCGCGAATGGGTCAAGAAGCAACCTCATTTGCAAGCTATGCCTCTAGGTATGCATTAAACTAACCTCATCTATTTTTAATTGATGAATTGCAGTACTACGTATTCTATTAGATGCGAGGTTTTTGTTGAAGTATTTGCGTGGGTGCAAGTACAGCATGGAGAAGGCGAAAAAGAAACTGGAATTGACGCTGACTTTGCGTTCCGCTCTGCCGGAATTTTTCAGCGAATGGGATCCGCTTTTACCTGAAAATCAGGCGATTCTTAGTTTAGGGTAAatctttttcatgttttctcCCCTTAATTCATCAAATTTTCGACGGTAAGTAAGAACTATTATTCCCTAAAACCAGAGGGTCTCTTCCACTTCCAGGGTACGATCATCTAGGACGTAAGGTGTTATTAGCCCGGCCCGGAGCACACGATCCAGCAAAATTCAAGGTGTTTTGTTGTGAAGAAATTGTTTAAATTATGGAGGCAAACAACGCTGGAACTTGTTGTTTATATCAACCAGTTTGAGCACATCCAAAGGGTAGGTTTCATGGTGTCGGAGGTGTTGGGAGATGACGACGAACAGCTGTTTATCACCGGAATGGTCATACTGATCGACATGTCTGATTTCGGCATGAATCATTTTACGTCGATGCCTCTACCTATGATCAAGAAACTAATGCCGTGTTTTGAAGTATTACATATCTCTTTTTGATTAGTGTTTAAAAACTTAAACTTAAATCTTTATCGTATTATGCACAAGGACGCAGCTCCTATCCGCCCGAAAAGCATGAATTACATTCATACTCCATCGATCTTCAATTTGGTCCACAACTTGATCAACACCAtgatgaaagaaaagatgCAAAAGAGGGTAAtgattttaattaaatttacgTAAATGTCACTGTTAACAATGAATGGCTTGTTTCAGTTGCGCATACACGGAGATGACATGGAATCCCTGTACAAGGAAATCCCTAAAAACATTCTACCAAAAGACTACGGCGGTGATAACATGTCCATTGCCGAGCTAACAAGTTGAGTAAATTTCTAGTAGATTTCAATTGAATATGATGTGATTTAATCGATGTCCAACGAAATAGCCtattggaagaagaaatgcgAGGATCGTCGAGACTTCCTTATTGCCCAGTCCAAGGTGAAATCGGATGAAAGCAGACGTCCCGGCCGTCCCAAAACAGCGGACGAACTCTTTGGCATTGAGGGATCTTTCCGCAAGCTCAATGTTGATTGAAACCTGGTTTTAGTTTGACAGGATTTAGCTCGGCGAAAGGAACGTAGAGTTTGTGGAATCGGTCTTATACACTGCAGAAATACTCGATGTGGCTTTATTAAAAAAACCTATAGTTTATCCAAAGTCCTATTTAGTTATTTGACTCGATTCAAAAATCAGCTAGATGGGCCGAGTCCGCGCTGTTGTACGATTTTTTATCTCGTTGCCGCAGAGTTAAGGTTCTTATGGGTCTGGAGGCGATCGACATAAAAATAGAATGTGGATCTTGATAGCAGTTTGTAAAAGCTCGCTCGGCATTTCAGTCTTTTAGGTCGATCGTTGAGATTACGGTAAGGATATCTGCATAATTGTGTTTTTGGACATCGCATTTTTCGTGATCTGATACGCTCTAACCACATATTCAATTTCTGTTATTGTCTACATAATATCCAGTTTCTTTGATAGCATACTCAGCATTGTGAAAATGTCTGAAAAGATTGACTATGTGACCACACTGACACCTGAAATAATCGAGAAAGCCGAAAAGGAACTGTCGGAAGATGATCATTTGCGTACGCAAAGTGTTTTGGCTCTCCGCGAATGGGCCAAGAAACAACCTCATTTACAGGCCATGCCGTTAGGTAATTTACTAATTAAATCTTATCTTTGTTCCCGTTCATTAACGTATTTCTGATCATAGATGCTAAATTTCTGTTGAGATATTTACGTGGATGTAAATACAGTTTAGAAAAGGTGAAAAAGAAGTTGGACATGACATTGACATTGCGAACAGCTCTGCCTGAATACTTTAGTGATTGGGATCCGATGACTCCCGAGAATCAACTCATCCTTAGTATGGGGTAACATTACGCAAGAAATTGAAATGATCATGCACAAATAAAGTGGACTATCTTTGACCCTAATAAAACAGCGGAATACTTCCACTCCCAGGGTATGATCATCTTGGCCGCAAGGTATTACTAAACCGACCTGGTGTCAACGATCCTGCTAAATGTAGAGTGAGTCTTTTTCTCGCCACAAATTCCCGCGTTTGTCTTCAGAGTTTAATGcgatatttttattataacGAATAGTTTGAGGACGTTCAACGTGTCGGTTTTATGGTATCAGAAATATTGGGAGATGAAGACGAACAGATGTTTATTGCTGGCATGGTTATTCTTGTTGACATGACGGACTTCAGCATGGGTCACATCACAGGGACGCCGATGGCGGCGATGAAGAAGTTGATGCCTTGCTGGGAGGTAATGATTACCAtttgttgatttttgaataatgATTGAAACTTGAGATTCTTTACCAGGAAGCCTCACCGATCCGTCCCAAAAGCATGAACTACATTCACACTTCAACCCTTTTCAACTTCATCAATAATCTGATAAGCAGTCTGATGAAAGACAAAATGAGGCAGAGGGTAAGTTTGTCAAAATTCATACGTTTTACGATTTAGGAGactgttttttttcgtttttgctgTAATAGGTGCACTTTCATGGAGACATGGAATCCCTTTATAAGGAAGTTCCTAAAAGCGTATTGCCTATAGAGTACGGCGGTGATAACATGTCCCTTGATGAGATAACGGGTGAGTTAATAACATACTAGGAATGGCTTGTTGGATTGCCCTATAATtttatgttaaaaaaaaaaacaggatattggaaaaagaaatgcgagGATCGTCGTGACTTTTTGATTGCGCAATGTAAAATTAAATCGGACGAATCTAAACGGCCCGGACGGCCAAAAACATCCGACGAGCTGTTCGGTATTGAGGGATCCTTTCGCAAGTTGAACGTTGACTAAAAGAGGACAAGGAAACGGACTAAATAACTAACTTCTTTTGTTGCAAGTCATCCCGTCCGCTAAATTCAAttctacttaaaaaaataaaagtgtttGCTTAAATAGATTGATGGGCATGCACGGGCAAACAAATGTTTATCGTTGTGTCCAATCTCGCTGTGTAAAGTCTATTTTCTTATCGGTCTAAAAATAATCGAACCGAAAATGAAGTTGTGTAGACTATTGATAATCTTTTCACTTATTCATTTCAGTCCTTTAATTCGGTCGTCAGGTCGTGGTAATAAAATACTCCCATCTTCTGGATATTATTGTTGTCAAACGTACTATTATTAGAAGAATACCCGACCTTGATATCTCATGAAATTGATCGTGTAATTATAGTGTTACACTAAAtactcccttttttttgtgctccGCACATTTACAGGTGATTACAAGACGGAAAAATGCCAGAAAAATTGGATTATGTGTCTACTCTGAAGCCTGAAATCATCGAGAAAGCCGAAAAGGAACTGTCCGAAGATGAACACTTGCGCACTCAAAGTATTATGGCTCTTCGTGAATGGGCCAAGAAACAGCCCCACTTGCAGGCCATGCCCTTAGGTAAATAATTAGCATATTCCTTTGTCGGCCACTTACTACAGTGTTTCCTCAAGTGCTTAACTATCTAAAACTACATTAACATTTGTTACGTATCCCGTAAACAAACAGATGCCCAATTTCTGCTTAAA
Proteins encoded in this region:
- the LOC116921946 gene encoding inter-alpha-trypsin inhibitor, giving the protein MFSLVILGACLALVAPQNSPSEDVCSLNREVGKCRASIQAWYFDKASGECKSFNYSGCSGNANNFNSKEACDKRCATTTNSCNLKMDRGKCRQSLAAWYFDAASGQCKPFTYGGCGGNANNFDSQKKCESKCAPPTTKVSPQQSDEQDNALAEIAQPLLDGLDRIVQYIKLLQEHMRSKLNNESVVVDAA